The Rattus rattus isolate New Zealand chromosome 1, Rrattus_CSIRO_v1, whole genome shotgun sequence genome includes a region encoding these proteins:
- the Mettl7a gene encoding methyltransferase-like protein 7A, which produces MTLAILALRLVVCILSSPLFLLNLIGVWSWVCKRCFPYFLKRFTVMYNEQMATRKRELFSNLQEFAGPSGKLSLLEVGCGTGANFKFYPPGCRVTCIDPNPNFEKFLFKSVAENRHLQFERFLVAAGEDMHQVADGSVDVVVCTLVLCSVKNQEKILREVCRVLRPGGAFYFMEHVADERSTWNYFWQQVLDPVWFLVFDGCNLTRESWKTLEQASFSKLKLQHIQAPLSWALVRPHIYGYAVK; this is translated from the exons ATGACGCTGGCCATCTTGGCCCTGCGACTGGTGGTCTGCATCCTGTCGTCCCCCCTGTTTCTGCTGAACCTTATAGGCGTGTGGAGCTGGGTATGCAAAAGGTGCTTTCCCTACTTCCTGAAGCGGTTCACGGTGATGTACAACGAGCAGATGGCGACCCGAAAGCGGGAGCTCTTCAGCAACCTGCAGGAGTTCGCGGGCCCCTCGGGGAAGCTGTcgctgctggaggtgggctgcGGCACCGGCGCCAACTTCAAGTTCTATCCCCCCGGGTGCAGGGTCACTTGCATCGATCCCAACCCCAACTTCGAGAAGTTCTTGTTCAAGAGCGTCGCAGAGAACCGGCACCTGCAGTTCGAGCGCTTCTTGGTGGCCGCTGGGGAGGACATGCACCAGGTGGCCGATGGCTCTGTGGACGTGGTGGTCTGCACCCTGGTGCTGTGCTCGGTGAAGAACCAAGAGAAGATCCTGCGCGAGGTGTGCCGAGTGCTGAGGCCG GGAGGGGCCTTTTACTTCATGGAGCACGTAGCGGATGAACGGTCCACCTGGAATTACTTCTGGCAGCAGGTCCTGGATCCTGTCTGGTTCCTGGTTTTCGATGGATGCAATCTTACAAGAGAGAGCTGGAAGACCCTCGAGCAGGCCAGCTTCTCCAAGCTGAAGCTGCAGCACATCCAGGCACCACTCTCCTGGGCTTTGGTGCGGCCCCACATCTATGGCTATGCTGTGAAATAG